Proteins encoded in a region of the Halioglobus maricola genome:
- a CDS encoding TetR/AcrR family transcriptional regulator produces the protein MAGAPASKSARRSHAEKRQETRGKILHAALDIIVEEGIRSVRNRAVAKRAGVSLGSTTYHFSSIEELIVSAFHFWRDNILITENPFFGQLIEVFLPYGDGSVPPKQRPKVAAKLWQISSNYLCDQLQGERRDRLLELAFYHESVRYPALREMINREWQAQLDILADVHSAMGSDDPDTDALLTAAVFRHLERSITLSEHAKVDTILIAVTTRRHLSQCFGFDIPEPD, from the coding sequence GTGGCAGGAGCACCAGCAAGCAAATCGGCCCGCCGCAGCCATGCGGAAAAGCGCCAGGAAACCCGCGGCAAGATCCTCCATGCCGCGCTCGATATCATCGTCGAGGAAGGCATTCGCAGCGTGCGCAATCGTGCTGTGGCAAAACGTGCAGGTGTTTCGCTGGGTAGCACCACCTACCATTTCAGCAGTATCGAAGAGCTCATCGTCAGTGCCTTTCACTTCTGGCGCGACAACATCCTGATCACTGAGAATCCATTTTTTGGCCAGCTGATCGAAGTGTTCCTGCCCTATGGTGATGGCTCAGTACCCCCCAAACAACGACCGAAAGTCGCCGCCAAGCTGTGGCAGATCTCATCCAACTACCTATGCGACCAACTGCAAGGCGAGCGCAGGGACCGGCTGCTTGAACTGGCGTTTTACCACGAGTCGGTCCGCTATCCGGCGCTTCGAGAAATGATCAACCGGGAATGGCAGGCACAACTGGATATCCTCGCGGACGTACACAGTGCAATGGGCTCCGACGACCCGGATACCGATGCCCTGCTCACTGCAGCTGTCTTTCGTCACCTTGAGCGCAGCATCACCCTGAGTGAACATGCCAAGGTCGACACCATATTGATCGCCGTTACTACAAGGCGCCACCTGAGCCAGTGCTTCGGCTTCGACATCCCTGAACCAGACTAA
- a CDS encoding ZIP family metal transporter — protein sequence MTGSPVLLLLFYCFAIACFSLAGGQLPNWVKMTHTRTQLVMSFVSGLMLGVAFYHLLPHSITMEHGDVDRSVWWLMLGLIGMFLMLRMFHFHQHDFSGEEEVHHDHNHHDHNHQNNGVHKLSWVGIALGLGVHTMIDGVALGAVMLGGVSGHAHVTLAGFGVFLAILLHKPLDAMSITTIMEAGGWSLRSRWLANLAFALMCPLGALAFYFGVDLLTGSQDLIVAAALAFSAGAFICIALSDLLPEVHFHSHDRGKLTLVFLLGIVIAYGIGSIEPASLHRG from the coding sequence ATGACGGGCTCACCCGTACTACTGCTATTGTTCTACTGCTTCGCCATCGCCTGCTTCTCGCTGGCCGGCGGGCAGTTGCCGAACTGGGTGAAGATGACTCACACCCGCACCCAATTGGTGATGAGTTTTGTCTCGGGCCTTATGCTGGGCGTGGCCTTCTATCATCTATTGCCGCACAGCATCACCATGGAACACGGCGATGTAGATCGCTCGGTCTGGTGGTTGATGCTGGGCTTGATTGGCATGTTCTTGATGTTGCGTATGTTCCACTTCCATCAGCACGACTTTAGTGGCGAGGAAGAGGTACACCACGACCACAATCACCACGACCACAATCACCAGAATAATGGCGTGCACAAGCTCAGCTGGGTAGGGATTGCGCTAGGCCTGGGTGTTCACACCATGATCGATGGGGTAGCCCTCGGTGCTGTGATGCTGGGCGGGGTGAGTGGTCACGCGCACGTGACCCTGGCCGGTTTTGGTGTCTTCCTGGCTATCCTGCTGCACAAGCCGCTGGACGCCATGTCCATCACAACCATCATGGAGGCGGGCGGTTGGAGTTTGCGTTCTCGCTGGTTGGCCAATCTCGCTTTCGCGCTGATGTGTCCCCTGGGTGCGCTGGCCTTCTACTTTGGCGTAGATCTGCTGACGGGGTCGCAGGACCTGATAGTGGCCGCGGCCCTGGCCTTTTCCGCCGGTGCGTTTATCTGTATTGCGCTGAGTGATTTGCTGCCGGAAGTGCATTTTCATAGCCACGATCGGGGCAAATTGACCCTCGTGTTTCTGCTGGGTATTGTCATCGCGTACGGTATCGGTTCAATTGAACCCGCGTCGCTGCATCGCGGCTAA
- a CDS encoding OmcA/MtrC family decaheme c-type cytochrome, translating to MLRTTRNWLTAASIGLLVACGGGGGGDRAEGVEPGDGGGSIVVPPPVVPDPTPAPYVEAEELLATITSITLDGENRAIVEFQLTNGSGTAIVDLEIDNLRFVISKLQVSPLGNLTGTWQSYVNVVASPEVGTGTEPRLQATYERGENFVNNQDGTYQYTFDQSLTDIPADVLAQAETEGLDLSYDANLTHRVAMQFDGNPNTTANPFYDWVPANGATSAIFTMDIAATANCNNCHDPLGIHGGNRREIQYCVTCHNAGSTDPDSTNTVDMKVMIHKIHMGKNLPSVQEGGQYVIYGFRNSPHDYSELGYPQDIRNCVNCHAGPITGEGRDDLVLTAQGDNWSEYGSTAACGSCHENATGHMEANGDENCASCHSSGGAAGSIAQSHVNLVTEAGQMFASKIEGVSNTMPGEFPAVNVRISNPETGEDYDLLSDPVMAGMRVTLGWDTRDYTNTGAGGDNASTVSVGIPDNASANGDGSFTVTSPTAIPDGSEAPGIAASGSGAATVEGHPDMDVDGDGETESIPVTNVSMAFSINEADGAAVDRRTSVTIEQCNACHSSLVLHGGNRTDDIGTCVTCHNPRNTDARVREVAMDPPTDGKDEESIDFKTMVHGIHAPSMRENALEIVGFRGFSTHRYDEEHVHYPGDLSNCTSCHVDGGFTLPLADGVLGTSIDTGENRADPTDDTVVSPASAVCSSCHDDAVAQSHMTSNGGNFATTQAALDAGEVVEECSVCHKEGATAAVSDVHNPH from the coding sequence ATGCTAAGGACAACAAGGAACTGGCTTACAGCTGCGTCCATCGGGCTGTTAGTGGCCTGCGGCGGCGGTGGCGGCGGTGATCGCGCGGAGGGCGTCGAGCCGGGCGATGGCGGCGGCAGTATCGTTGTACCGCCACCGGTCGTACCGGACCCCACACCTGCTCCCTACGTAGAAGCGGAAGAACTGCTGGCCACCATCACCTCGATAACCCTTGATGGTGAGAACCGTGCAATCGTTGAATTCCAGCTTACCAACGGCTCCGGCACCGCCATCGTCGACCTCGAGATCGACAATCTGCGGTTCGTGATTTCCAAACTTCAGGTGAGCCCGCTGGGCAATCTGACCGGCACCTGGCAATCCTATGTCAATGTAGTAGCTTCACCCGAGGTTGGCACCGGCACTGAGCCGAGACTGCAGGCGACGTACGAACGCGGCGAGAACTTCGTCAACAACCAGGACGGCACCTACCAGTACACCTTCGACCAGAGCCTGACAGACATTCCTGCAGACGTGCTGGCACAGGCAGAAACCGAGGGCCTGGATCTTTCCTACGACGCGAATCTCACGCACCGGGTTGCAATGCAGTTCGATGGCAACCCCAACACCACCGCCAACCCCTTCTACGACTGGGTACCGGCTAACGGCGCGACCAGTGCGATCTTCACCATGGATATCGCCGCTACCGCTAACTGTAATAACTGCCACGACCCACTGGGGATCCACGGCGGTAATCGCCGCGAAATACAGTACTGCGTGACCTGCCATAACGCAGGCTCAACTGATCCGGACAGCACCAACACCGTGGACATGAAGGTGATGATTCACAAGATCCACATGGGCAAGAACCTCCCCAGCGTGCAGGAAGGGGGCCAGTACGTGATTTACGGTTTCCGCAACAGCCCGCATGACTACTCCGAGCTGGGCTATCCGCAGGACATTCGCAACTGCGTTAATTGCCACGCGGGCCCCATCACAGGTGAGGGCCGCGATGACCTCGTGCTGACCGCACAGGGTGACAACTGGTCTGAATACGGTTCTACCGCCGCCTGTGGCAGCTGCCACGAGAACGCCACCGGCCATATGGAAGCCAACGGCGACGAAAACTGCGCCAGCTGCCACTCCAGCGGCGGCGCCGCGGGCAGCATCGCCCAGAGCCATGTCAATCTGGTCACCGAAGCCGGCCAGATGTTCGCCTCGAAAATCGAGGGCGTAAGCAACACCATGCCGGGTGAGTTCCCCGCGGTAAATGTCAGGATCAGCAACCCCGAGACGGGTGAAGACTACGACCTGCTCAGTGACCCGGTCATGGCAGGAATGCGTGTCACACTCGGCTGGGATACCAGGGATTACACCAATACTGGCGCGGGTGGCGACAATGCCAGCACCGTATCAGTGGGTATTCCAGATAACGCCAGCGCCAACGGCGATGGCAGCTTCACCGTCACCTCGCCCACCGCTATTCCCGACGGCAGCGAGGCTCCGGGCATTGCTGCCAGTGGCAGTGGCGCGGCCACCGTCGAAGGTCATCCCGACATGGATGTCGACGGAGACGGCGAAACGGAAAGTATCCCTGTGACCAATGTTTCCATGGCGTTCTCCATCAATGAAGCTGACGGCGCAGCGGTAGATCGTCGCACCTCGGTGACGATAGAACAGTGCAACGCCTGTCACAGTTCCCTGGTGCTGCACGGCGGCAATCGCACCGACGACATCGGCACCTGTGTCACCTGTCACAACCCGCGCAATACCGATGCACGCGTACGTGAAGTGGCTATGGATCCTCCCACCGACGGCAAGGATGAGGAATCCATCGACTTCAAAACCATGGTGCACGGTATCCACGCCCCTTCCATGCGTGAGAACGCCCTGGAAATCGTCGGCTTCCGCGGCTTCAGCACTCACCGCTACGACGAAGAGCACGTGCACTACCCGGGCGATCTGTCCAATTGCACCAGCTGTCACGTCGACGGCGGCTTCACCCTGCCGCTGGCAGACGGTGTGCTGGGCACCAGCATCGACACCGGCGAGAATCGGGCCGATCCAACCGACGACACCGTGGTGAGCCCGGCCTCTGCGGTGTGTTCAAGCTGTCACGATGACGCCGTTGCGCAGTCTCATATGACGTCCAATGGCGGTAACTTCGCCACTACCCAGGCCGCGCTCGATGCCGGTGAAGTGGTAGAGGAGTGCTCCGTGTGTCACAAAGAAGGCGCTACTGCGGCCGTGTCCGACGTGCATAACCCGCACTGA
- the hemH gene encoding ferrochelatase — protein sequence MTDSQRPRTGILLTNLGTPDAPDKAAVKRYLKEFLSDYRVVDLPRWLWIPLLNGVILNIRPARSAAAYSTVWTEEGSPLMVHTRAQAQAVAKIMEERHGSEVVVDFAMRYGNPSIASVVDRMLEQGVEQLLVLPLFPQYSGATVASTSDALNHYLETRRSMPAIRFISGYSDNADYIAALALSIRSYQAEHGVPQELIFSYHGIPQRYCDEGDPYEQQCHRTTQLVVELLGLKEGQYRTVFQSRFGREPWLKPYADETLAELPGNGVESIQVICPGFSADCLETIEEMGEENRDVFLDAGGDKYGFIPCLNSSPEHIAALTQLIDEQLAGWVEEPLG from the coding sequence GTGACCGATTCACAACGCCCACGGACTGGTATTCTTCTCACCAATCTGGGCACTCCCGATGCGCCTGATAAGGCGGCAGTAAAACGCTACCTGAAGGAATTCCTCTCCGACTACAGAGTGGTCGACCTGCCGCGCTGGCTGTGGATACCGCTTCTCAATGGCGTCATCCTCAATATTCGCCCGGCGAGATCCGCGGCAGCCTACTCCACCGTCTGGACTGAAGAAGGCTCGCCCCTGATGGTTCACACGCGCGCCCAGGCTCAGGCGGTCGCCAAAATCATGGAGGAGCGTCACGGCAGTGAAGTCGTCGTCGACTTTGCGATGCGCTATGGCAATCCCTCTATCGCGAGCGTCGTGGACAGAATGCTGGAGCAAGGCGTCGAGCAGTTGCTCGTGCTGCCGCTATTCCCCCAGTACAGCGGAGCAACGGTGGCCTCCACATCCGATGCCCTGAATCACTATCTCGAAACGCGCCGCTCCATGCCTGCCATCCGGTTTATATCCGGCTACAGCGACAACGCCGACTACATAGCCGCCCTGGCGCTCAGCATCAGGAGCTATCAAGCTGAACACGGTGTTCCACAGGAATTGATTTTTTCCTACCACGGCATTCCCCAACGCTACTGCGATGAGGGAGACCCCTACGAGCAGCAGTGCCACCGCACCACACAGCTGGTGGTGGAACTCCTTGGCCTCAAGGAAGGCCAATACCGAACTGTGTTCCAGTCGCGTTTCGGAAGAGAACCCTGGCTCAAGCCCTACGCAGACGAAACCCTGGCCGAGCTGCCCGGCAATGGCGTTGAGTCAATTCAGGTGATTTGCCCGGGCTTTTCAGCTGACTGCCTCGAGACGATCGAAGAAATGGGCGAAGAAAACCGCGACGTCTTTCTCGACGCCGGCGGTGATAAGTACGGTTTCATTCCCTGCCTGAACAGTAGCCCTGAGCACATTGCTGCGCTGACCCAGCTAATTGATGAACAGTTGGCAGGATGGGTGGAAGAACCTCTGGGCTAG
- a CDS encoding transporter translates to MRILLLCLGLLIGAPLTAQEMTPRAYWPIPLETQVLTVGALYTTGDIVPDPSLPVTGLDSKIATGLLGYLRSMSLFGRSANFILEVPYSNGTSEVEHSELGLVERDYRGLGDIAATVSVNLMGAPAMTKADFSQFRHDPKPVLGASLKVVAPTGEYEDDKVLNVGANRWAAKAELGYIALLAPRWLLELHAGVWLFGDNDDFLGLTKEQNDIYSAQAHLVHRFSPGFWVSVDMTAYKGGRSTLDDVRLDDLQRDSKLGLTAVFPLARGHGLKASWATGSVNDSDESFNIYSISYQRLF, encoded by the coding sequence ATGAGAATACTTCTGCTCTGTCTTGGGCTGCTGATAGGCGCGCCTCTGACTGCCCAGGAAATGACCCCCCGGGCGTACTGGCCAATTCCGCTGGAAACCCAGGTATTAACCGTGGGTGCACTATATACCACCGGTGATATCGTGCCGGATCCTTCCCTGCCTGTGACGGGGCTCGATTCGAAAATTGCCACCGGCTTGCTCGGCTATTTACGCTCCATGAGCCTGTTTGGTCGCTCGGCCAATTTCATTCTTGAAGTACCTTACTCCAACGGCACGTCTGAAGTAGAGCACTCCGAGCTGGGCCTGGTCGAACGGGATTATCGTGGCCTTGGGGATATCGCGGCGACAGTTTCAGTCAACCTGATGGGCGCGCCTGCGATGACCAAGGCGGATTTCAGTCAGTTCCGGCATGATCCCAAGCCCGTGTTGGGTGCCAGCCTCAAAGTGGTGGCCCCCACCGGTGAATATGAGGATGACAAAGTTCTCAATGTGGGCGCCAACCGCTGGGCTGCCAAGGCGGAACTGGGTTACATCGCATTGCTGGCACCACGCTGGCTGCTGGAACTCCATGCGGGGGTTTGGCTGTTCGGGGACAACGACGATTTTCTGGGACTGACCAAGGAGCAGAACGATATCTACAGTGCGCAAGCGCATCTGGTGCATCGTTTTTCACCCGGCTTTTGGGTGTCGGTTGACATGACCGCCTATAAGGGGGGGCGCAGTACTCTGGATGACGTGCGCCTCGACGACCTGCAGCGGGATTCCAAGCTTGGCCTGACCGCGGTGTTTCCTCTCGCCAGGGGCCACGGCCTGAAGGCGAGCTGGGCGACCGGCTCGGTCAACGATTCCGACGAGAGCTTCAATATCTACTCGATCAGCTATCAGCGCTTGTTCTAG
- a CDS encoding rhodanese-like domain-containing protein — protein MLRSLSFLLMLIALPAFAQAPVWIDVRTPAEFNTDHLEGAHHIPFDQIEAGIMSLALSKDSEIYVYCAVGGRAEVAKESLERRGYTRVVNVGSLENARTVAGTLERCAKSSDAPGCNKPGTPQETTPAASVPREG, from the coding sequence ATGCTCAGATCACTCAGCTTCTTACTCATGCTCATCGCCCTGCCGGCCTTCGCCCAGGCGCCTGTGTGGATTGATGTGCGCACGCCCGCCGAATTCAATACCGACCACCTGGAGGGTGCTCACCACATTCCGTTCGACCAGATCGAGGCGGGGATCATGAGCCTGGCTCTATCCAAAGACAGCGAAATTTACGTGTACTGCGCAGTCGGTGGCAGAGCAGAGGTAGCGAAAGAAAGCCTCGAACGGCGAGGTTATACCCGGGTTGTGAATGTCGGGAGTCTGGAAAACGCCCGCACGGTAGCAGGGACTCTGGAGCGATGCGCTAAATCCAGCGACGCACCCGGCTGCAATAAGCCGGGAACTCCTCAGGAAACAACTCCCGCAGCATCTGTTCCTCGGGAAGGATAA
- a CDS encoding enoyl-CoA hydratase — translation MSFVKVEYPRDGVCLITLNRPERMNAMAFDVMVPFKEALEEVSFNNEIRAVIVTGEGEGFCAGADLEDPGWLDIFDGLTMPGIARRAMKILEDVVRTIQEMHQPVIGAINGAAIGGGFCLAMSTDIRVASEKAFFRPAGINNGLTSGELGLSYLLPRAIGTSRAFEIMLTGRDVDAAEAANLGIVSRTVPQEDLLEECYAMADRICGFSRLGVELSKQMLWAGVDAGSLHTHMNHESHAQLFVRMTTQNFEEAIRARKEGRSPEYKD, via the coding sequence ATGTCCTTTGTCAAAGTCGAGTACCCCCGTGACGGGGTTTGCCTGATCACTCTCAACCGCCCGGAACGCATGAACGCGATGGCGTTCGATGTGATGGTGCCCTTCAAGGAAGCCCTCGAGGAGGTCAGCTTCAACAACGAGATCCGCGCGGTCATCGTTACCGGCGAGGGAGAAGGCTTCTGTGCCGGCGCCGACCTGGAAGACCCGGGCTGGCTTGATATCTTCGACGGCCTCACCATGCCCGGTATTGCCCGCCGTGCGATGAAAATACTCGAAGATGTCGTGCGCACCATTCAGGAAATGCACCAGCCAGTGATCGGCGCCATCAACGGTGCAGCCATCGGCGGCGGTTTCTGTCTCGCCATGTCGACTGACATCCGGGTGGCGTCCGAGAAAGCCTTCTTCCGCCCCGCCGGCATTAACAATGGCCTCACCTCGGGTGAACTGGGTCTTAGCTATCTGCTCCCGCGCGCCATTGGCACCAGCCGCGCCTTCGAAATCATGCTCACTGGCCGCGATGTGGATGCGGCCGAAGCGGCCAATCTGGGCATCGTATCGCGCACGGTACCCCAGGAGGACCTGCTGGAAGAGTGTTATGCCATGGCTGATCGGATCTGCGGGTTCAGCCGGCTGGGAGTGGAGTTAAGCAAGCAAATGCTCTGGGCCGGTGTTGACGCGGGCAGCCTTCATACCCACATGAATCACGAGAGCCACGCCCAGCTGTTCGTGCGCATGACAACGCAGAATTTCGAGGAAGCCATTCGCGCCCGCAAGGAGGGGCGCAGCCCGGAGTACAAAGACTAG
- a CDS encoding methyltransferase family protein, whose protein sequence is MASVKRIIYPPVWLAIGVIVQFVCNEYFPIASFASVAGQMIGGVILVIGLALLVIAGGLFKQADTDLIPFKNVSALVTTGVYRYTRNPMYLGMALVLLGCAVTVGAASAYLVPPIFMAIIHVRFILPEEQMLRELFPEEFPAYCSRVRRWI, encoded by the coding sequence ATGGCCAGCGTTAAACGGATTATTTACCCGCCGGTGTGGCTGGCGATCGGCGTTATTGTGCAGTTTGTCTGTAACGAATATTTCCCGATTGCGAGCTTCGCCTCAGTGGCTGGGCAGATGATCGGTGGGGTTATTCTGGTTATCGGCCTGGCGCTGTTGGTTATCGCCGGCGGCTTGTTCAAGCAGGCCGATACGGACCTGATCCCATTCAAGAATGTCAGCGCTCTGGTGACGACTGGCGTGTATCGCTACACCCGCAATCCAATGTACCTGGGGATGGCACTGGTGCTACTTGGCTGTGCAGTTACGGTGGGTGCCGCCAGCGCTTACCTTGTGCCGCCGATCTTCATGGCGATTATTCACGTACGCTTTATCCTTCCCGAGGAACAGATGCTGCGGGAGTTGTTTCCTGAGGAGTTCCCGGCTTATTGCAGCCGGGTGCGTCGCTGGATTTAG
- a CDS encoding aldehyde dehydrogenase family protein, with the protein MSLYEPIESDDARRHLQLRSPATLEPTGVLVCANVEDVTAAISKARAAQPAWAATSMKERAAIVERALKVLLARQDEVIDTVVGETGKAPTDAMSMEVFSVADQLCYYAKNAEKFLAPRKRKVHGLLGLMKQLRIVYKPLGVVGLITPWNGPFVLLMNQAAQAILAGNTVVAKGSEVTPYSAKLAEDIFREAGLPDGVLQVMLGDGDTGAAIVRGGVDKVSFTGSVATGKNVAMACAEQLIPCSLELGGNDAMIVCADADLDRAADGAWVGSCMNTGHYCCGTERIYVVKEVYDEFLKLVMEKGQGLRQGQEHGWDEDIGAVFWDRQMAIIEAHVEDARAKGANILMGGKRNPDLPGLYYEPTVITEVDNSMDIMLLETFGPVLCIQKVDSEEEALRLANDSEFGLNGNVWTQDKDKGYRLATAIDTGACSINDMAVSYGIPAAPFGGKKNSGLGQVNGKKGLRGYTHEMPIVIDRFGGKMQNGYPYSAKSAEGMKKLMNFLWVKTPLGKWMS; encoded by the coding sequence ATGTCTCTCTACGAGCCGATCGAATCTGACGACGCCCGCCGCCACCTGCAACTGCGCAGCCCGGCCACCCTCGAGCCCACAGGTGTACTCGTGTGCGCCAATGTTGAGGACGTGACCGCTGCAATCAGCAAGGCGCGAGCGGCACAGCCGGCCTGGGCCGCCACCAGCATGAAAGAGCGCGCGGCGATCGTTGAACGTGCCCTCAAGGTGCTGCTGGCGCGCCAGGACGAGGTTATCGACACGGTCGTTGGCGAAACAGGCAAGGCGCCCACAGACGCCATGAGCATGGAAGTGTTCTCAGTCGCTGACCAGTTGTGCTACTACGCCAAGAACGCCGAAAAGTTCCTGGCTCCTCGCAAACGCAAGGTGCATGGCCTGCTGGGGCTCATGAAACAGCTGCGTATCGTGTATAAGCCACTGGGGGTGGTCGGCCTGATCACACCCTGGAACGGCCCCTTTGTGCTACTGATGAACCAGGCGGCCCAGGCGATCCTGGCGGGCAACACGGTAGTCGCCAAGGGCTCCGAGGTTACCCCCTATTCGGCCAAATTGGCGGAGGACATCTTCCGCGAGGCCGGCCTGCCCGACGGTGTACTGCAAGTCATGCTGGGCGACGGCGACACTGGCGCGGCGATTGTCAGGGGCGGCGTCGACAAGGTGTCGTTCACGGGCAGTGTGGCCACCGGCAAGAATGTGGCCATGGCCTGCGCAGAGCAACTGATACCTTGCTCACTGGAGCTGGGCGGTAACGATGCCATGATTGTCTGCGCCGACGCCGATCTCGACCGGGCAGCCGACGGCGCCTGGGTCGGCTCCTGCATGAACACCGGCCACTACTGCTGCGGCACCGAACGTATCTATGTGGTGAAGGAGGTCTACGACGAGTTCCTCAAACTGGTGATGGAGAAAGGCCAGGGCCTGCGCCAGGGACAGGAACATGGCTGGGACGAGGACATAGGCGCCGTGTTCTGGGATCGCCAGATGGCCATTATCGAAGCCCATGTCGAGGACGCCCGGGCCAAGGGTGCAAACATCCTCATGGGCGGCAAGCGCAACCCCGACCTGCCCGGTCTCTACTACGAGCCCACTGTGATAACCGAGGTGGATAACAGCATGGACATCATGTTGCTGGAAACCTTCGGCCCGGTGCTCTGCATCCAGAAGGTCGACAGTGAAGAGGAGGCCCTGCGCCTTGCCAACGACTCTGAATTCGGCCTCAACGGCAATGTCTGGACGCAGGACAAAGACAAGGGCTATCGCCTCGCGACCGCCATCGATACCGGCGCCTGTTCAATCAATGACATGGCGGTGAGCTACGGTATTCCGGCAGCGCCTTTTGGCGGCAAGAAAAACTCCGGCCTGGGCCAGGTGAACGGCAAGAAAGGCCTGCGCGGCTACACCCACGAAATGCCCATCGTCATCGACCGCTTCGGTGGCAAAATGCAGAATGGCTACCCCTATAGCGCCAAAAGCGCCGAAGGCATGAAAAAATTAATGAATTTCCTCTGGGTGAAGACACCGCTGGGCAAGTGGATGAGCTAA
- a CDS encoding ion transporter: MSARTDVWQAKFERLRSNKLFEILVISVILVSALMIGVNTYPLPPLATKAIVVMDWGITLFFLVEISVRFLGETEKRRFFRSGWNVFDTLIVVVSLIPIEDSELALVGRLVRIFRVLRMVSIIPELRTLLNSLLKALPQLGYVMLMMFIIFYIYAAVGSTFFAEINPALWGDIAISMLTLFRIMTFEDWTDVMYETMAVHPLSWAYYLSFIFLSAFAFLNMIIGIVVNVLEEEHQAQAREEALAAGEPTLSELRDEIRGLRELIQSRA, translated from the coding sequence ATGAGTGCCCGGACGGATGTCTGGCAGGCAAAGTTTGAGCGCCTGCGCAGCAACAAGTTATTTGAAATTCTGGTGATCAGCGTCATCCTGGTGTCGGCGTTGATGATCGGCGTAAATACCTATCCATTGCCGCCGCTGGCGACCAAGGCCATCGTGGTTATGGATTGGGGTATTACCCTGTTCTTCCTGGTGGAAATCTCGGTGAGGTTTCTGGGGGAGACAGAAAAACGGCGTTTTTTCCGCAGTGGATGGAATGTGTTCGATACCTTGATCGTGGTGGTGAGCCTGATTCCCATCGAGGATTCGGAACTGGCGCTGGTGGGGCGTCTGGTGCGGATATTCCGGGTGCTGCGGATGGTGTCGATCATTCCCGAGTTGCGCACCTTGCTGAACTCCCTGCTCAAGGCGCTGCCACAGTTGGGCTATGTGATGTTGATGATGTTTATCATCTTCTACATATATGCCGCCGTGGGTAGCACCTTCTTTGCAGAGATTAACCCCGCGCTGTGGGGCGATATTGCGATCAGTATGCTGACCTTGTTTCGGATTATGACTTTCGAGGACTGGACAGATGTCATGTATGAAACCATGGCTGTGCATCCGCTGAGCTGGGCCTACTACCTTAGCTTCATTTTCCTGTCGGCCTTTGCTTTCCTCAATATGATTATCGGCATTGTGGTCAACGTGCTGGAAGAGGAGCACCAGGCCCAGGCCCGGGAAGAGGCTCTGGCTGCCGGTGAACCTACCCTGAGCGAGTTGCGCGACGAGATCAGGGGATTGCGCGAGCTAATTCAAAGTAGGGCGTGA